CCCAGCCCAGCCGGCCCCCCCAAAGGAGCCCAGCAGATGGCAGCTCACATCATGAAGGAAGCCATCGCACGCGCGCGCCAGCCTTCTCCCAACGTCACTGTGCAGCCATGGCGACAGAATGAGCCCAGAACGGTGTCAGGTGTGACTCATGGTTACATAGAACAGTATAACAATTTAGTGGTAATCTTGGTTACATAACCTGGGTGGGGCCAGGGGAACCATTATTGTGGGGTGTGCTCCCCAACCCACAGTAGGGTGGGGCCAGGGGAACCATCATTGTGGGGTGTGCTCCCTAACCCACAGTAGGGTGGGACCAGGGGAACCATTATTGTGGGGTGTGCTCCCTAACCCACAGTAGGGTGGGGCCAGGGGAACCATTATTGTGGGGTGTGCTCCCTAACCCACAGTAGGGTGGGCCCTGGGGAACCATTAGTGCTCCCTAACCCACAGTAGGGTGGGGCCAGGGGAATCGTTAGAGTGGGGTGTGCTCCCTAACCCACAGTAGGGTGGGGCCAGGGGAACCATCAAGGTGGGGTGTGCTCCCTAACCCACAGTAGGGTGGGGCCAGGGGAACCATTATTGTGGGGTGTGCTCCCTAACCCACAGTAGGGTGGGCCCAGGGGAATCATTAGAGTGGGGTGTGCTCCCTAACCCACAGTAGGGTGGGGCCAGGGGAACCATCAAGGTGGGGTGTGCTCCCTAACCCACAGTAGGGTGGGACCAGGGTAACCATTATTGTTGGGTGTGCTCCCTAACCCACAGTAGGGTGGGCCCAGGGGAATCATTATTGTTGGGTGTGCTCCCTAACCCACAGTAGGGTGGGCCCAGGGGAATCATTAGAGTGGGGTGTGCTCCCTAACCCACAGTAGGGTGGGCCAGGGGAACCATTATTGTGGGGTGTGCTCCCTAACCCACAGTAGGGTGGGGCCAGGGGAACCATTATTGTTGGGTGTGCTAGTTAGTGAAAGTGATTGTTTATTTACCTGCGGCTCAGGAGGACCCTCCCGCCTGCCTGGAGCTGCTCCCAACACAggacagcagcagcagcagggaAGCTGGCAGCCTCAGGCCCCGCCCAAACCTGCACAGGTGAGGCGCACCTGTACATGACTGCACACACCTgacacacctgcacaggtgaGGCACACCTGTACATGACTGCACACACCTgacacacctgcacaggtgaGGCACACCTGTACATGACTGCACACACCTgacacacctgcacaggtgaGGCACACCTGTACATGACTGCACACACCTgacacacctgcacaggtgaGGCACACCTGTACATGACTGCACACACCTgacacacctgcacaggtgaGGCGCACCTGTACATGACTGCACACACCTGACACACCTACACAGGTGAGGCGCACCTGTACATGACTGCAAACACctgacacacctgcacacacctgcacaggtaaggCATGCctgcacacacctgcacacacctgcacacacctgcacagctAAGGCAGGCCTGCACATACCTGCACAGCTAAGGCATGCCTGcacacacctgcacaggtaaggCATGCCTGcacacacctgcacaggtaaggCATGCCTGcacacacctgcacaggtaaggcatgtctgcacacacctgcacagctAAGGCATGCCTGCACATAcctgcacacacctgtacatgactgcacacacctgcacagctAAGGCATGCCTacacacacctgcacaggtaaggCATGCCTacacacacctgcacaggtaaggCATGCCTGCACATACCTGCACACACCTGCACTGGTAAGGCATGCCTGCACATACCTGCAAACACTTGCACATAGCTGCACAGGTAAGGCATGCCTGcacacacctgcacaggtaaggAACACCTGCACATGTCTGCACACACCTGCTCATGTAAGACACAtctgcacacacatgtacaggttagGGGCACCTGCACACATGGTGACACCTACACAAGTAAGGcacacctgcacacacctgcacaggtaaggAACACCTGCGCATGTCTGCACACACCTGCTCAGGTAAGGCACAtctgcacacacatgtacagctaaGGCATGCctgcacacacctgcacacacctgCTCAGGTAAGGCACAtctgcacacacatgtacaggttagGGGCACCTGCACACATGGTGACACCTACACAAGTAAGGcacacctgcacacacctgGACAGGTAAGGCACCTGCATCAAGCTTCACAGGTAAAGCACTTCTGCACACACCCGCACGGGTAGTTCATTGTCCTTGGTTGTTGTGAATTATTTGAATTTCTCTCTTGACCAGCTTTTGGCCTCCTTTTTTTCCAGATGCCTACATCCACCAGCCTGGCCCAGTCCATGGCCGGCCCCTCTAGTCTGGCCCAATCGAGTCTGCCCCAATCCATGGCAGGTGTTTCTAGTCTGGCCCAGTCCAGTCTGGCCCAGTCCAGTCTGGCCCAGTCCATGGCCGGCCCCACCAGCTTGGCCCAGTCAAATCTGGCCCAGTCAAATCTGGCCCAGTCAAATCTGGCCCAGTCAAATCTGGCCCAGTCTGGCCCCCTCATCAGCTCCATCTCTACCAGCCAGCCACCGCCCATGAACACCGGTATGATACCCAGCATGACACAGGCTCCACGagtgcagcagcagcagtttcCTGTGTCCCAGCCTCAGGtacagtatcatcatcatcatcatcatcatcactattcACACTGTCCCAGCCTCAGGTACAgtttataacagttactgtttacttgtttgtgttcctgCCAGACaactgtttacatgtttgtgtttctgccagacaactgtttacttgtttgtgttcctgCTGGACGactatttacttgtttgtgttcctgCTGGACGactatttacttgtttgtgttcctgCCAGACAactatttacttgtttgtgttcctgCTGGACGactatttacttgtttgtgttcctgCTGGACGactatttacttgtttgtgttcctgCCGGGCaactgtttacttgtttgtgttcctgCCAGACaactgtttacttgtttgtatTCCTGCCAGACaactgtttacttgtttgtgttcctgCCAGACaactgtttacttgtttgtgtttctgcCAGACaactgtttacatgtttatgttCCTGCCAGACaactgtttacttgtttgtgttcctgCCAGACaactgtttacttgtttgtgttcctgCCACACaactgtttacttgtttatgtTCCTGCCACACaactgtttacttgtttgtgttcctgCCAGACaactgtttacttgtttgtgtttctgccagacaactgtttacttgtttgtgttcctgCCAGACAACTGTTTAGTGGTTTGTGTTTCTGCCAGACaactgtttacttgtttgtgttcctgCCAGACaactgtttacttgtttatgtTCCTGCCACACaactgtttacttgtttgtgttcctgCCAGACaactgtttacttgtttgtgtttctgccagacaactgtttacttgtttatgtTCCTGCCAGACaactgtttacttgtttgtatTCCTGCCAGACAACTATTTACTTGTATGTGTTCCTGCTGGACGactatttacttgtttgtgttcctgCTGGACGactatttacttgtttgtgttcctgCTGGACGactatttacttgtttgtgttcctgCTGGACGactatttacttgtttgtgttcctgCTGGACGactatttacttgtttgtgttcctgCTGGACGactatttacttgtttgtgttcctgCTGGACGactatttacttgtttgtgttcctgCTGGACGactatttacttgtttgtgtttctgcCAGACAACTGTTGACTTGTTTGTGTTCCTGCTGGACGactatttacttgtttgtgttcctgCTGGACGactatttacttgtttgtgttcctgCTGGACGactatttacttgtttgtgttcctgCCAGACAactatttacttgtttgtgttcctgCTGGACGactatttacttgtttgtgttcctgCTGGACGACTATTTACATGTTTCTGCCAGTCaatataaacatttttttttcagccaaTGCAGACAGGCGTGCAGCAAGGCCCCCGAGCCGCCCCAGCTCCTGTGCAGATGCAGTCTCAGCAGGCAGCAAATCAGACAAGAGTTCCTATCTGGACAGGGGCCTTGGAATGGCAGGAAGTTCCGGTAAGTTGTTTTGAGTCCGTGTCTATAATGTTTTACAGAACTGTCACCTTGTCCCACAATAGTTACAAATACAGAAAGTTGACCATAAGCCATAAGATAAAAATTCTTGTCAGTTTGACCCCGTTTGAACTTACTCTGGTTTCTCCCATAGCCCAAGAACAGTCCGAGTGACCTTCCACAGAAGGTCAACAGGTCACTGGCCTGTCAGGTGTCCATTCAGCCGGGAGAGACGCTGTGAGTATTTAACTTTACACCTGTACCTTACACCTGCACTTCACACCTGTAAGCACTTAACTTTACACCTGCACCTCACACCTGTATGCACTTAACTTTACACCTGCACTTCACACCTGTAAGTACTTAACTTTAAACCTGCACCTTACACCTGTAAGTACTTAACTTTACACCTGCACCTTACACCTGTAAGCACTTAACTTTACACCTGCACCTTACACCTGTAAGTACTTAATTTTACACCAGGTCCTGTACCAAACACCTGTACCTCACACCTGTAAGTACTTAACTTTACACCTGCACCTTACACCTGTAAGTACTTAACTTTACACCTGCACCTTACACCTGTAAGCACTTAACTTTACACCTGTACCTCACACCTGTAAGTACTTAATTTTACACCTGCACTTCACACCTGTAAGTACTTAATTTTACACCAGGTCCTGTACCAAACACCTGTACCTCACACCTGTAAGTACTTAACTTTACACCTGTAACTTACACCTGTAAGTACTTAATTTTACACCTGTACCAAACACCTGTACCTCACACCTGTAAGTACTTAACCTTACACCTGTAATGACTTTTACACCATACACCTGTACCTTACACcggtacatgtttgtttgtttgtctccagCCAAGCggacgtgtttgtttgtttgtttgtttactcccAGCCAAGCGGACAAGTGGCCCAGCAagctgacatgtttgtttgtttgtttgtttgtttactcccAGCCAAGCCGACAAGTGGCCCAGCAagctgacatgtttgtttgtttgtttgtttactcccAGCCAAGCGGACAAGTGGCCCATCAagctgacatgtttgtttgtttgtttgtttactcccAGCCAAGCGGACAAGTGGCCCAGCAAGCTGATCATGCAGCTGATTCCGCAGCAGCTTCTGGTGTCGCTGGGCTCGCTTTTCCGCAACTCTCGCACGGTCGGCTTCCACTTCTCCAACAACGACCAGGACGCTCTACGGGCGCTGTACCGGGTCATGGCGGGCGGCTTTGTaagtaccaaacaaacaaacaaacaaacaaacaaacataataaCTGTTAAACTTCTCCAACAACGACCAGGACGCTCTACGGGCGCTGTACCGGGTCATGGCGGGCGGCTTTGTaagtaccaaacaaacaaacaaacaaacaaacaaacacaataacTGTTAAACTTCTCCAACAACGACCAAGACGCTCTACGGGCGCTGTACCGAGTCATGGCGGGCGGCTTCGTaagtaccaaacaaacaaacaaacaaacaaacacaataacTGTTAAACTTCTCCAACTACCACCAGGCCGCTCTACGGGCGCTGTACCGAGTGATGGCAGGTGGCTTCGTAAGTataagacagacaaacaaacaaacaaacatgtttacaCTTCTCCAACAACCATTTCCCACATGTGActcagtgtgtttgttacaggcgGGATGTGTGCATTTCCCACATGTGACCCAGTATGTTTGTTACAGGCGGGATGTGTGCATTTCCCACATGTGACCCAGTATGTTTTTTTGTTACAGGCGGGATGTGTGCATTTCCCACATGTGACTCAGTATGTTTGTTACAGGCGGGATGTGTGCATTTCCCACATGTGACccagtatgtttgtttgttacaggcGGGATGTGTGCATTTCCCACTTGTGACTCAGTATGTTTGTTACAGGCCGGCTGTGTGCATTTCCCACATGTGACccagtttgtttgttacaggcGGGATGTGTGCATTTCCCACATGTGACCCAGTGCGATGTCCGGGTGCTGATGTTGCTCTA
The sequence above is drawn from the Branchiostoma floridae strain S238N-H82 chromosome 4, Bfl_VNyyK, whole genome shotgun sequence genome and encodes:
- the LOC118414485 gene encoding mediator of RNA polymerase II transcription subunit 25-like isoform X2, with product MAAHIMKEAIARARQPSPNVTVQPWRQNEPRTVSGGPSRLPGAAPNTGQQQQQGSWQPQAPPKPAQMPTSTSLAQSMAGPSSLAQSSLPQSMAGVSSLAQSSLAQSSLAQSMAGPTSLAQSNLAQSNLAQSNLAQSNLAQSGPLISSISTSQPPPMNTGMIPSMTQAPRVQQQQFPVSQPQPMQTGVQQGPRAAPAPVQMQSQQAANQTRVPIWTGALEWQEVPPKNSPSDLPQKVNRSLACQVSIQPGETLQADKWPSKLIMQLIPQQLLVSLGSLFRNSRTVGFHFSNNDQDALRALYRVMAGGFAGCVHFPHVTQCDVRVLMLLYSAKKRAFMGLIPHDQTSFVNGIRMVITNHKKAQQQKALQRMQQQQQQLGVVQQPNTAPMQFPPQQQQQQQQQQQQAPSSAQQQFGSLGGGGNMMSSGQSAVSTSSGNMNQVPSSVHPVTPHPPVATIDKERHHNLLKIQQLQQTLEMAQKKQQQLNQQQQLMEQQRQQQIQQRLQQQQTNQQLRNLLLNQQQQQQMSQQMPRVRC
- the LOC118414485 gene encoding mediator of RNA polymerase II transcription subunit 25-like isoform X1, with protein sequence MPAHTCTGKEHLHMSAHTCSCKTHLHTHVQVRGTCTHGDTYTSKAHLHTPAQMPTSTSLAQSMAGPSSLAQSSLPQSMAGVSSLAQSSLAQSSLAQSMAGPTSLAQSNLAQSNLAQSNLAQSNLAQSGPLISSISTSQPPPMNTGMIPSMTQAPRVQQQQFPVSQPQPMQTGVQQGPRAAPAPVQMQSQQAANQTRVPIWTGALEWQEVPPKNSPSDLPQKVNRSLACQVSIQPGETLQADKWPSKLIMQLIPQQLLVSLGSLFRNSRTVGFHFSNNDQDALRALYRVMAGGFAGCVHFPHVTQCDVRVLMLLYSAKKRAFMGLIPHDQTSFVNGIRMVITNHKKAQQQKALQRMQQQQQQLGVVQQPNTAPMQFPPQQQQQQQQQQQQAPSSAQQQFGSLGGGGNMMSSGQSAVSTSSGNMNQVPSSVHPVTPHPPVATIDKERHHNLLKIQQLQQTLEMAQKKQQQLNQQQQLMEQQRQQQIQQRLQQQQTNQQLRNLLLNQQQQQQMSQQMHNPNQWTGQQQLHAQGPMMQQLPPHPPQPQQPMGSLQQNLLEDPNLHDLLN